A DNA window from Daucus carota subsp. sativus chromosome 3, DH1 v3.0, whole genome shotgun sequence contains the following coding sequences:
- the LOC108214677 gene encoding zinc finger CCCH domain-containing protein 29 has product MDAGFQEKKDGVLKHSSLLELAADNNLTAFVCEIEEKGLDVDDVSFWYGRKFGSKKMGFEERTPLMMAALYGSFEIVDYIVGTGRVDVNRASSSDSATALHCAAAGGAEGAARIVKFLIDASADVNCVDVNGNKPGDFMLKFSRKKELEMLLRGCESEENDVCIEQVVEKKEYPVDVALPDINVGLYGTDDFRMYSFKVKPCSRAYSHDWTECPFVHPGENARRRDPKKFTYSCVPCPEFRKGSCVKGDNCEYAHGVFESWLHPAQYRTRLCKDETGCARKVCFFAHRVEELRPLYASTGSAMPSPKSGMVGSMDMGSLSPRGIGGSTTPMSPSVACSSPMGGNLWQNKVNLTPPALQLPGSRLKTALNARDMDLELELLGLGSIRTQQQRQLIDDLSNLSSPSMWNNNNNRFGEMNPTNLEDVFGSPDSSYLSQLQGLSPRVRASTPQMQSPTGHQMRQNMNQLRASYPTNASSSPARKAPPTYGFDSSAAVAAAVMNSRSSAFAKQRSQSFIDRGAVSHNRPAGFSSAAANSASIMSPNHADWSSPGGKLDWGYQEDMNNKLRKSASFGFGSGNAGARNSGMNPSFVDEPDVSWVNSLVKDVSSTGAGLYSSDQKHNAANGVQLPAWAEQMYIEQEQMVA; this is encoded by the coding sequence ATGGACGCTGGATTTCAAGAAAAGAAAGATGGGGTTTTGAAGCACTCGTCTTTACTTGAGTTGGCTGCTGATAATAATCTCACAGCCTTTGTTTGTGAAATTGAGGAGAAGGGGCTTGATGTGGATGATGTTAGCTTCTGGTATGGGAGGAAATTTGGGTCTAAGAAGATGGGGTTTGAGGAAAGAACCCCTCTGATGATGGCTGCTCTTTATGGAAGCTTTGAGATTGTGGACTATATTGTGGGGACTGGGAGAGTCGATGTGAACAGggcttcttcttctgattctgctACTGCTCTCCACTGTGCTGCTGCTGGTGGGGCTGAAGGGGCTGCCAGGATTGTGAAGTTCTTGATTGATGCATCAGCTGATGTGAATTGTGTTGATGTGAATGGGAACAAGCCTGGTGATTTCATGCTCAAGTTCTCGAGAAAGAAGGAATTGGAGATGTTGCTTAGAGGTTGTGAATCAGAAGAAAATGATGTGTGTATTGAGCAGGTTGTTGAGAAGAAAGAGTATCCAGTTGATGTGGCCTTGCCGGATATTAATGTTGGATTGTATGGTACTGATGATTTCAGGATGTATAGTTTTAAGGTGAAGCCTTGTTCCAGAGCTTATTCTCATGATTGGACTGAATGCCCTTTTGTCCATCCTGGTGAGAATGCTCGTCGTCGTGACCCGAAGAAGTTTACTTATAGTTGTGTGCCTTGTCCGGAATTCAGGAAGGGAAGTTGTGTGAAAGGAGATAATTGTGAGTATGCTCACGGAGTTTTCGAGTCTTGGCTACATCCAGCTCAGTATAGGACAAGGTTGTGTAAGGATGAGACGGGGTGTGCGAGGAAAGTGTGCTTTTTTGCACATAGAGTGGAGGAGTTGAGGCCTTTGTATGCTTCAACTGGCTCTGCTATGCCTTCACCTAAGTCGGGGATGGTTGGTTCGATGGACATGGGGAGTTTGAGTCCGAGGGGGATTGGTGGTTCTACGACACCAATGTCTCCctctgtggcttgttcgtctcCAATGGGAGGGAATTTGTGGCAGAATAAGGTGAATCTCACACCGCCTGCTTTGCAATTGCCTGGTAGCAGGTTGAAGACAGCTTTGAATGCTAGAGACATGGATTTGGAATTGGAATTACTTGGACTTGGGAGCATTAGAACTCAGCAGCAAAGGCAATTGATTGATGATTTGTCTAATCTTTCTTCGCCATCAATGtggaacaacaacaacaaccgaTTTGGGGAAATGAATCCTACTAATCTTGAAGATGTTTTTGGATCACCTGATTCATCATATTTGTCTCAATTGCAAGGACTTTCACCACGAGTCAGAGCTAGCACACCTCAAATGCAATCTCCAACTGGTCATCAAATGCGCCAAAACATGAACCAGCTCAGGGCAAGCTACCCAACCAACGCCTCGTCCTCGCCAGCTAGAAAAGCACCACCCACCTATGGCTTTGATTCCTCCGCAGCAGTGGCAGCAGCAGTCATGAATTCAAGGTCCTCAGCGTTTGCCAAGCAGCGCAGCCAGAGCTTTATAGACCGCGGAGCAGTGAGTCACAACAGGCCTGCTGGATTTTCATCAGCTGCTGCAAATTCAGCCTCAATCATGTCTCCTAACCACGCTGACTGGAGCTCACCGGGAGGGAAGCTAGATTGGGGCTACCAAGAAGACATGAACAACAAGCTCAGAAAATCCGCCTCATTTGGATTCGGAAGTGGCAATGCAGGAGCCAGGAACTCAGGAATGAATCCATCATTCGTCGATGAGCCCGATGTCTCTTGGGTGAATTCATTGGTGAAAGATGTTTCCTCCACAGGGGCTGGCCTATACAGTTCAGATCAGAAACACAATGCAGCAAATGGAGTTCAGCTTCCAGCTTGGGCTGAGCAGATGTATATAGAGCAAGAACAGATGGTGGCCTAA